One genomic window of Psychrobacillus sp. INOP01 includes the following:
- a CDS encoding UDP-N-acetylglucosamine 1-carboxyvinyltransferase: MEVYKIKGGQRLQGTIKVSGAKNSAVALIPASLLANSPVTIEGLPEILDVWTLKEILEEVGAKVTFENGTMTIDPTNVVDMPLPNGNIKKLRASYYLMGALLGRFNKAAIGLPGGCHLGPRPIDQHIKGFEALGASVSNEHGAIYLRAQNLNGAKIYLDVVSVGATINIMLAAVKAKGRTIIENAAKEPEIIDVATLLSNMGANIKGAGTNVIRIDGVEELHGTKHTIIPDRIEAGTFMIMAAVAGDGVTIDNVIPFHVEALTAKLREMGVKVEEHEEKIVIPKVEDILPVDVKTLVYPGFPTDLQQPFSVLMTQAMGTSVITDTIYSARFKQIDELRRMNANGRVDGRTAIMTGPVNLEAATVRASDLRAGAALVIAGLIADGETEIQDIFHIERGYSSLVDKLQGLGADIRRVEIKEVEINND; encoded by the coding sequence ATGGAAGTTTATAAAATCAAAGGGGGACAACGCCTTCAAGGAACCATTAAAGTAAGTGGGGCAAAAAATAGTGCAGTTGCACTTATTCCTGCTTCTTTATTGGCGAATTCCCCTGTAACTATTGAAGGTTTACCAGAAATTTTAGACGTTTGGACGTTAAAAGAAATTTTGGAAGAGGTTGGAGCAAAAGTGACATTTGAAAATGGAACAATGACGATTGATCCGACAAATGTTGTGGATATGCCTCTTCCAAATGGCAACATAAAGAAACTTCGTGCGTCTTACTATTTAATGGGTGCCCTGCTTGGAAGATTCAACAAAGCGGCAATAGGTTTACCTGGCGGATGTCACTTAGGCCCAAGACCTATCGATCAGCATATTAAAGGTTTCGAGGCATTAGGTGCATCTGTGTCCAATGAGCATGGTGCTATCTATTTGCGTGCACAAAATTTAAACGGCGCTAAAATCTATTTAGATGTTGTAAGTGTAGGTGCTACTATTAACATTATGTTAGCAGCAGTTAAAGCAAAAGGTCGTACGATTATTGAAAATGCAGCAAAAGAACCAGAAATCATTGACGTAGCAACTTTATTATCTAATATGGGTGCGAATATCAAGGGTGCTGGAACAAATGTCATCCGAATAGACGGTGTGGAAGAATTACATGGTACAAAGCACACAATTATTCCAGATCGTATTGAAGCCGGTACATTCATGATCATGGCAGCAGTAGCTGGAGATGGCGTGACAATTGACAATGTGATTCCTTTTCACGTAGAGGCATTAACTGCTAAACTACGTGAAATGGGTGTGAAGGTGGAAGAACATGAAGAAAAGATTGTAATTCCGAAAGTGGAAGACATATTACCAGTTGATGTAAAAACATTGGTATATCCAGGCTTCCCAACTGATTTACAACAGCCCTTTTCTGTATTGATGACTCAAGCAATGGGCACTTCTGTTATTACGGATACTATTTACTCCGCTCGGTTCAAACAAATCGATGAGTTACGTCGGATGAATGCAAACGGTCGTGTAGATGGTAGAACTGCAATCATGACAGGTCCAGTAAACTTAGAAGCTGCTACCGTACGTGCAAGTGATCTTCGTGCAGGTGCAGCGCTTGTCATTGCAGGGTTAATTGCCGATGGAGAAACGGAAATCCAAGATATTTTCCATATAGAGCGTGGGTATAGCTCTTTAGTCGATAAGCTTCAAGGGCTTGGAGCGGATATCAGACGGGTAGAAATAAAAGAAGTGGAAATAAATAACGATTAA
- the glpX gene encoding class II fructose-bisphosphatase: MERSLSMELVRVTEAAAIASARWMGRGLKNEADDAATTAMRTVFDTIPMEGVVVIGEGEMDEAPMLYIGEKLGLGTDGPHVDIAVDPLEGTNIVASGGWNALAVLAVADRGNLLHAPDMYMEKLAVGPESVGQVDINASVLDNLKAVARAKNKNIEDVVATILGRPRHQKIIDEIRAAGARIKLITDGDVAGAINTAFDDTGVDILFGMGGAPEGVISAVGLKCLGGEIQGKLVPQDEAELARCIKMGLDVNKVLRMEDLVKGDDAIFAATGVTDGELLRGVQFKGAFSSTHSIVMRAKSGTVRFVEGRHSLNKKPNLVL; this comes from the coding sequence ATGGAACGTAGTTTATCAATGGAATTGGTTCGAGTAACAGAAGCAGCAGCAATCGCATCTGCACGTTGGATGGGTCGGGGTTTAAAAAACGAAGCGGATGATGCGGCAACAACTGCTATGCGTACAGTTTTTGACACGATCCCAATGGAAGGCGTCGTTGTAATCGGAGAAGGAGAGATGGACGAAGCGCCGATGTTATATATTGGTGAAAAACTTGGTCTTGGAACGGATGGTCCTCATGTAGACATCGCAGTAGATCCTTTAGAAGGTACAAATATCGTAGCCTCAGGTGGTTGGAATGCACTTGCGGTACTTGCAGTCGCCGATCGCGGAAACTTACTTCATGCTCCAGATATGTATATGGAAAAACTTGCTGTTGGTCCTGAATCTGTAGGCCAAGTGGATATTAATGCATCGGTGTTAGATAATTTAAAAGCAGTTGCTCGTGCAAAAAATAAAAACATAGAAGATGTTGTGGCTACTATTTTAGGTCGCCCTCGTCACCAAAAAATCATTGATGAAATTAGAGCAGCTGGAGCACGTATAAAGTTAATCACAGATGGTGATGTTGCCGGAGCTATTAATACAGCGTTTGATGATACTGGTGTAGATATTTTATTCGGAATGGGCGGTGCTCCAGAAGGAGTTATCTCTGCCGTTGGATTAAAATGTTTAGGTGGAGAAATCCAAGGGAAACTGGTACCTCAAGACGAAGCAGAGCTTGCACGTTGCATCAAAATGGGTCTAGACGTAAACAAAGTTTTGCGTATGGAAGACTTAGTTAAAGGCGATGACGCCATTTTTGCAGCAACAGGTGTTACGGATGGTGAACTTCTTCGTGGAGTACAATTTAAAGGTGCCTTCAGTTCAACGCATTCCATCGTTATGCGTGCTAAATCCGGTACGGTTCGTTTTGTTGAAGGTCGTCACAGCTTAAATAAAAAACCAAATTTAGTTCTATAA
- the rho gene encoding transcription termination factor Rho: MTQTTINELENMTLKELYALARKFKVAAYSKLSKKELIFAILKSRAEQEGFFFMEGVLEIIQQEGFGFLRPINYSPSSEDIYISASQIRRFDLRNGDKVTGKVRPPKESERYYGLLHVELVNGEDPEVAKERVHFPGLTPLYPDRHIVLETVPDKLSTRIMDLVAPVGYGQRGLIVAPPKAGKTLLIKEIANAITTNHPNAELIVLLIDERPEEVTDIERSVKADVVSSTFDEVPENHVKVAELVLERAMRLVEHKRDVIILMDSITRLARAYNLVIPPSGRTLSGGIDPAAFHRPKRFFGAARNIEEGGSLTILATALVDTGSRMDEVIYEEFKGTGNLELHLDRSLAERRIFPAIDIRRSGTRKEELLIPKEQLDKLWAIRKTFSDSSDFAERFLRKLRQSKTNEGFFEQLAVEMKAHRSGKVTL, from the coding sequence ATGACACAAACAACAATTAATGAGTTAGAAAACATGACTCTAAAAGAACTATATGCACTTGCGCGAAAATTTAAAGTAGCCGCATATAGTAAACTTTCAAAGAAAGAACTTATTTTTGCAATCTTAAAATCTCGTGCTGAACAAGAAGGATTTTTCTTCATGGAAGGCGTATTAGAAATTATTCAACAAGAGGGCTTCGGTTTCTTACGCCCGATTAACTACTCACCTAGCTCAGAGGATATCTATATCTCTGCTTCTCAAATTAGAAGATTTGATCTTCGAAATGGAGACAAAGTAACCGGGAAAGTGCGACCGCCAAAAGAAAGTGAACGCTATTATGGACTGTTGCATGTAGAATTAGTTAACGGGGAAGACCCAGAAGTAGCGAAGGAAAGGGTACATTTTCCAGGGCTAACACCTTTATATCCTGATCGTCATATCGTATTGGAAACAGTTCCTGATAAACTATCGACTCGTATCATGGATCTGGTAGCACCTGTTGGTTATGGTCAACGTGGATTGATAGTGGCACCACCGAAAGCTGGTAAAACATTACTTATTAAGGAAATTGCCAACGCAATAACAACGAATCATCCAAATGCAGAACTAATTGTTTTATTAATAGATGAGCGCCCAGAAGAAGTAACTGATATAGAGCGTTCTGTTAAAGCAGATGTTGTCAGCTCTACATTTGATGAGGTTCCAGAAAACCACGTAAAAGTGGCAGAGCTCGTACTTGAAAGAGCCATGCGTCTAGTTGAACATAAACGTGATGTTATCATTTTGATGGACTCCATTACACGTTTAGCTCGTGCATACAACTTGGTTATCCCACCAAGTGGGCGTACACTTTCAGGTGGTATTGACCCAGCAGCATTCCATCGTCCAAAACGATTTTTCGGAGCAGCACGTAATATCGAAGAAGGTGGAAGCTTAACAATTCTTGCTACTGCACTAGTTGATACTGGATCTCGTATGGACGAAGTTATTTATGAGGAATTTAAAGGAACTGGTAACTTAGAACTTCATTTAGACAGAAGCCTTGCAGAGCGTCGTATTTTCCCAGCAATTGATATTCGTCGTTCTGGAACAAGAAAAGAAGAGTTACTTATTCCTAAAGAACAACTGGATAAACTTTGGGCAATTCGTAAGACATTCTCCGATTCATCTGACTTCGCAGAACGTTTCTTAAGAAAACTTCGTCAATCAAAAACAAACGAAGGATTTTTTGAGCAACTAGCTGTAGAAATGAAAGCACATCGAAGCGGAAAAGTAACATTGTAA
- the rpmE gene encoding 50S ribosomal protein L31 encodes MKAGIHPDYKEATVSCSCGNTFTTGSVKNDIKVEFCNECHPFYTGRQKFAAADGRVDRFNKKYGIKEEIKEDQEN; translated from the coding sequence ATGAAAGCAGGAATTCATCCCGATTACAAAGAAGCAACAGTATCATGTTCATGTGGTAACACATTCACAACTGGTTCTGTAAAAAACGATATTAAAGTCGAGTTCTGTAACGAATGTCACCCATTTTACACTGGGCGTCAAAAATTCGCAGCAGCTGATGGCCGTGTGGATCGCTTCAACAAAAAATACGGCATTAAAGAAGAAATCAAAGAAGACCAAGAAAACTAA
- a CDS encoding thymidine kinase: MAQLFYKHGAMNSGKSIEILKVAHNYEEQNKPVLIFTPGIDTRDEVGHISSRIGLKRKATAIYEETDLFELVQAVSPKPYCVLIDEVQFLSKEHVLQLTKIVDELDIPVMGFGLKNDFQNELFEGSRHMLIYADKIEEMKTICWFCHKKAIMNLRVDDQGKPVYTGEQIQIGGNDSYYPVCRKCHANPPL; encoded by the coding sequence ATGGCGCAATTATTTTATAAACACGGAGCAATGAATAGTGGGAAATCAATCGAAATCTTAAAAGTTGCTCATAATTACGAAGAACAAAACAAACCCGTATTAATATTCACACCAGGAATAGATACACGTGACGAGGTCGGTCATATTTCTAGTAGAATTGGATTGAAAAGAAAAGCTACGGCTATCTACGAAGAAACCGACTTATTTGAATTAGTACAAGCAGTTTCTCCAAAACCTTACTGTGTCTTGATCGATGAAGTGCAGTTCTTATCAAAGGAGCATGTCTTACAACTAACGAAAATTGTCGATGAATTAGACATTCCAGTAATGGGATTCGGACTTAAAAATGACTTCCAAAATGAACTTTTCGAAGGTAGCCGCCACATGCTAATCTACGCCGACAAAATTGAGGAAATGAAAACCATCTGCTGGTTCTGTCACAAAAAAGCAATCATGAACCTACGTGTAGACGACCAAGGAAAACCTGTCTACACTGGTGAACAAATCCAAATAGGCGGGAACGACTCCTACTATCCAGTATGCAGAAAATGCCACGCCAATCCACCGCTATAG
- the prfA gene encoding peptide chain release factor 1, translating to MFDRLQSVEDRYNNLNELLSDPEVVNDLNKLRQYSKEQSDLQATVDAYREYKEVKSQYKDSKQMLEEKLDADMREMVKEEVNELEGQIEVLEERLRLLLIPKDPNDDKNVIMEIRGAAGGDEAALFAGNLFRMYSRYAETQGWKIDIMESNPTGLGGFKEIIFMINGTSAFSKMKYENGAHRVQRVPETESGGRIHTSTATVAVLPEAEEVDVDIHEKDVRVDTFASSGAGGQSVNTTMSAVRMTHLPTGITVSMQDEKSQIKNREKAMKILRARVADKFRQEAQAEYDAVRKSAVGTGDRSERIRTYNYPQNRVTDHRIGLTLQKLDQILEGKMDEVIDALIMEDQAEKLERMNDTNV from the coding sequence ATGTTTGATCGATTACAATCGGTAGAAGATCGTTACAATAATTTAAATGAATTGCTTAGTGACCCAGAAGTGGTCAATGATTTAAATAAGCTAAGACAATACTCAAAAGAGCAATCGGATTTACAAGCTACTGTTGACGCGTACCGTGAATACAAGGAAGTTAAAAGCCAATATAAAGACTCGAAGCAAATGCTAGAGGAAAAGTTAGACGCGGATATGCGAGAAATGGTAAAAGAAGAAGTCAATGAATTAGAAGGACAAATAGAAGTATTGGAAGAACGACTAAGACTGTTGCTGATTCCAAAAGATCCAAATGACGACAAAAACGTTATTATGGAGATTCGTGGGGCTGCTGGCGGAGACGAGGCTGCGTTATTTGCTGGGAATTTGTTCCGCATGTACAGCAGATATGCGGAAACACAAGGCTGGAAAATCGATATTATGGAATCCAATCCAACTGGTCTTGGCGGCTTCAAGGAAATCATTTTTATGATTAACGGAACAAGTGCGTTCTCCAAAATGAAATATGAAAACGGTGCACACCGAGTGCAGCGTGTTCCAGAAACAGAGTCTGGAGGACGTATTCATACTTCTACAGCTACTGTTGCCGTATTACCGGAAGCAGAGGAAGTAGACGTGGATATCCATGAGAAGGATGTTCGTGTAGATACATTCGCTTCATCTGGTGCTGGTGGACAATCGGTAAATACCACAATGTCTGCGGTACGTATGACACATTTACCTACGGGAATTACTGTTTCCATGCAAGATGAAAAATCACAGATCAAAAACAGAGAAAAAGCGATGAAAATTCTTCGTGCCCGCGTAGCAGATAAATTCCGTCAAGAAGCGCAAGCAGAATATGATGCTGTTCGTAAATCAGCGGTAGGAACGGGTGACCGGTCTGAACGTATTCGTACGTATAATTATCCGCAAAATCGCGTGACAGATCACCGAATTGGATTGACTTTACAGAAACTCGATCAAATCCTGGAAGGTAAAATGGATGAAGTAATCGATGCATTAATAATGGAAGATCAAGCAGAAAAATTAGAGAGAATGAACGATACCAATGTGTAA
- the prmC gene encoding peptide chain release factor N(5)-glutamine methyltransferase: protein MCKTNFEALTRASSFLAENNREKEVARYLLQHVLKKNYSELMMTIYDEITPEAYQTFWAYVEEHATGRPFQYIIGQESFYGRDFLVNEHVLIPRPETEELIEEVKKRAGKLFEEYNSIKIADIGTGSGAIALTIKNEILNVWVTATDISSEALIVAKKNAERLEVKVEFKQGDLLAPIADQKWDIILSNPPYIGSHEAENMSDTVIDYEPHLALFAEEDGLQLYRKMAEQLPGMMNTPSLIGFEIGYAQGPAVQKMLQNAFPLALVEVVQDINQKNRFVFCTIK, encoded by the coding sequence ATGTGTAAGACAAATTTTGAGGCCCTAACACGGGCTTCTTCTTTTTTAGCAGAAAATAACCGTGAAAAAGAAGTTGCTCGCTACTTATTGCAGCATGTCTTAAAGAAAAACTACTCCGAGTTAATGATGACTATATATGATGAAATAACTCCAGAAGCCTATCAAACATTTTGGGCTTATGTCGAAGAACACGCAACTGGTCGCCCTTTCCAATATATCATTGGACAGGAGAGCTTTTACGGGCGTGATTTTTTAGTGAATGAACATGTCCTTATCCCAAGGCCAGAAACAGAAGAATTGATTGAAGAGGTCAAAAAAAGAGCCGGAAAGCTTTTTGAGGAATATAATTCAATAAAAATTGCTGATATTGGAACTGGCAGTGGTGCTATAGCTTTGACGATAAAAAATGAAATCCTAAATGTATGGGTGACTGCAACTGACATATCTTCTGAAGCTTTGATCGTTGCTAAAAAGAATGCAGAACGCTTAGAGGTAAAAGTAGAGTTTAAGCAAGGAGATTTACTAGCACCAATTGCCGATCAAAAATGGGATATTATTTTATCGAACCCTCCTTATATCGGATCACATGAAGCTGAAAATATGTCCGACACAGTGATAGATTATGAACCACATCTTGCTTTATTTGCAGAAGAGGATGGCTTACAGCTATATAGAAAAATGGCAGAACAGCTTCCAGGTATGATGAATACTCCGAGCTTGATAGGTTTTGAAATTGGTTACGCGCAAGGTCCAGCTGTTCAAAAAATGCTTCAAAATGCCTTCCCGCTAGCACTTGTTGAAGTTGTTCAGGATATTAACCAAAAAAATCGCTTTGTTTTTTGTACAATAAAGTGA
- a CDS encoding stage II sporulation protein R, whose protein sequence is MLPDYEIKKAPSIGKQIDAVIFFVWMLLLIQFCLFLLFQQGEEVEGIRFRLIANSNTIEDQQVKNDVKHHIEPILLNYESNPQKTYNELELAVEKLSNSLDTNITITKGQASFPPKVWDEGVSSQVITESIVISIGNARGDNWWCALFPKVCYKEEVEEEKPKFWVWEWLKKKFST, encoded by the coding sequence ATGTTACCAGATTACGAGATTAAGAAAGCTCCTAGTATAGGGAAACAAATAGACGCAGTGATTTTCTTTGTTTGGATGCTGTTACTAATTCAGTTTTGTTTATTTTTACTGTTTCAACAAGGAGAAGAAGTAGAGGGTATTCGTTTCAGATTAATAGCAAATAGTAATACAATAGAAGATCAACAAGTGAAAAATGACGTGAAGCATCATATAGAACCAATCTTACTAAACTACGAAAGTAATCCACAAAAAACGTATAACGAATTAGAACTGGCTGTAGAGAAGCTATCAAACTCATTAGACACTAACATTACGATTACTAAAGGCCAGGCAAGCTTTCCACCGAAAGTATGGGATGAAGGGGTCTCTTCGCAAGTGATAACAGAATCGATTGTAATTTCCATTGGTAACGCAAGAGGGGATAACTGGTGGTGCGCACTTTTTCCGAAGGTATGCTATAAAGAAGAAGTAGAGGAAGAAAAACCTAAATTCTGGGTTTGGGAATGGTTGAAAAAGAAGTTTTCCACATAG
- a CDS encoding L-threonylcarbamoyladenylate synthase, whose protein sequence is MKTTITIVDNLSTKQSSYTQAVDLLTKGEVVAFPTETVYGLGAIATSEEAVAKIFKAKGRPQDNPLIVHIGSKEEIKAFTRDIPKLAEVCMDTFWPGPLTLILPLKADTLAKNVTAGHQTVGVRIPEHTIALELLKQLKQPVAAPSANKSGKPSPTKAAHVYRDLEGKIPLILDGGTTGIGLESTVIDFVSEIPTILRPGGVTKEMLEKVIGQVREAKPTDHEEAPRAPGMKYAHYAPNSPVYLIEDSIAKVQEAVEKIHNEQKKVAVIANESFNQVKAEYFFSLGKKDQLNDAAHLLYQALRDCDETDVDMILVPVLSKKGVGTAIMNRLEKAANGRWFNN, encoded by the coding sequence ATGAAAACTACAATCACAATTGTGGATAATTTATCAACAAAACAGTCGAGTTATACACAGGCTGTGGATTTATTAACAAAAGGAGAGGTGGTAGCATTTCCAACTGAAACTGTGTATGGATTAGGTGCGATTGCCACAAGTGAAGAAGCTGTAGCTAAAATATTCAAAGCAAAAGGCAGACCACAGGATAATCCACTTATTGTTCACATTGGCTCCAAAGAGGAGATAAAGGCATTTACTCGCGATATACCAAAACTTGCGGAAGTATGTATGGATACGTTTTGGCCAGGCCCACTAACACTTATATTGCCACTTAAAGCAGATACCTTGGCTAAAAATGTGACTGCTGGACATCAAACTGTTGGTGTCAGAATACCAGAACATACGATAGCCCTTGAACTATTAAAACAATTAAAGCAACCTGTTGCTGCTCCTAGTGCAAATAAAAGTGGAAAGCCAAGTCCAACAAAGGCTGCGCATGTTTATCGTGATTTAGAAGGGAAAATTCCACTTATTTTAGATGGCGGAACAACAGGTATTGGATTAGAATCTACTGTGATAGATTTTGTGAGTGAAATACCAACTATTCTTCGTCCAGGCGGAGTCACAAAAGAAATGTTAGAAAAAGTGATTGGGCAAGTCAGAGAAGCAAAACCAACGGATCATGAAGAAGCGCCACGGGCTCCAGGTATGAAATATGCACATTACGCACCTAACTCACCAGTCTATTTAATAGAAGATTCTATAGCGAAAGTCCAAGAAGCGGTAGAAAAAATACATAATGAACAGAAAAAGGTAGCGGTAATCGCAAATGAATCATTTAATCAGGTAAAAGCAGAATATTTCTTTTCCTTAGGTAAGAAAGATCAGCTGAATGATGCAGCGCATTTACTGTATCAGGCATTAAGAGATTGTGATGAAACGGACGTCGACATGATTCTCGTGCCGGTTCTCTCTAAAAAAGGCGTCGGAACTGCGATTATGAATCGTCTGGAAAAAGCAGCAAATGGTAGATGGTTTAATAACTAA
- a CDS encoding manganese efflux pump, translating into MWREILAGALMSVDVLILFSLVVYRKQIFTLAAWVASLHMLFPLIGYYAGVVVQNYLAYASPYLSGILLSLVGLQMILAQSPKQVPLLSPYLLAVFASLDTFSVSVSFGMLKLEKFVFILSAGFFAYIAVFIAQKVIFKHAFMNRAIILRLAGMLILIMGILTLRNI; encoded by the coding sequence TTGTGGCGTGAAATTTTAGCAGGCGCCTTGATGTCTGTGGATGTACTTATTTTATTTTCATTAGTCGTATATCGAAAGCAAATTTTTACACTGGCTGCATGGGTGGCGTCTTTACATATGCTTTTTCCTTTAATTGGGTACTATGCAGGTGTGGTTGTACAAAATTATTTGGCGTATGCAAGCCCTTATTTATCTGGGATTCTTTTGTCGCTGGTAGGATTACAAATGATTTTAGCTCAATCTCCAAAACAAGTACCGCTTCTTTCCCCTTATTTACTTGCGGTATTTGCAAGTCTTGATACCTTTTCAGTAAGTGTTTCGTTTGGTATGCTTAAATTAGAAAAATTTGTGTTTATATTAAGTGCTGGATTTTTTGCCTATATCGCTGTATTTATAGCGCAAAAGGTTATATTTAAACATGCTTTTATGAACCGAGCGATTATATTAAGGTTAGCAGGTATGCTCATTTTGATAATGGGTATTCTCACGTTACGAAATATTTAA
- a CDS encoding low molecular weight protein arginine phosphatase, with protein MNILFVCTGNTCRSPIAEALLKSRNIDGMEVRSAGIYALDGGRISRNGQLVLEQEMIPFAHTTASVNEKLVDWADLILTMTASHKHAIILGFPHAISKVYMYKEFVTPDDVKDVSDPYGGDLFTYESTFRELQVLTDELVKKLQGEMG; from the coding sequence ATGAATATTCTGTTTGTTTGTACAGGTAATACATGCCGGAGTCCGATTGCCGAGGCATTATTAAAGTCTCGAAACATTGATGGTATGGAGGTTCGATCTGCTGGCATCTATGCTTTGGATGGCGGGCGAATATCAAGAAATGGACAATTAGTATTAGAACAAGAAATGATTCCATTTGCGCATACAACTGCTTCTGTAAATGAGAAGTTGGTAGATTGGGCAGATCTTATCCTAACGATGACTGCCTCTCACAAACATGCAATTATTTTAGGGTTCCCTCATGCAATCTCAAAAGTGTATATGTACAAAGAGTTTGTAACCCCTGATGATGTAAAGGATGTATCTGATCCGTACGGGGGAGATTTGTTTACATATGAAAGTACCTTTCGAGAACTACAAGTATTAACAGATGAACTAGTGAAAAAACTACAGGGGGAAATGGGATGA
- a CDS encoding methyl-accepting chemotaxis protein encodes MNEKKKKHTFGIQKKIVLFVTILALITYTTSALFIHFVQPLIFDGATSSWKFEILTYALGIFWSGALAYFFSGIIIKPLFNLEKVAILASEGKIGVDVEVPKSKDEIQSVAIAFQAMLVNLREMVQSIEDNFEKTNKTVQQLSVESSVASEQAEAIASTIAQISEGAEHSAVAVQETAESVEDVRVLASEVNLRAEKSSKQSNEMITGLSQTREVIQSLVNGIQKIASGSEAALGNVHQLEENAGKVESIIQLVGDIAAQTNLLALNASIEAARAGEHGKGFAVVAEEVRKLADESAKAVQGISELILAIQTDVQTVVHQMTDQVSFAVGEAKRVSETNEAIEGMSTKIHEMAESVVEISSLVEKQLTNIESTARQSQEVAAIAEETSAGAEEVRSATDEQARSIEQIESVSYGLKQQSEELFKVISQFDRKTN; translated from the coding sequence ATGAACGAAAAAAAGAAAAAGCACACTTTTGGAATTCAAAAAAAGATTGTGTTATTTGTGACGATTTTAGCATTGATTACGTATACAACAAGTGCTCTATTTATTCACTTCGTACAACCACTAATTTTTGACGGAGCGACAAGTTCTTGGAAGTTTGAGATTCTAACCTATGCGCTTGGTATTTTCTGGTCCGGTGCTTTAGCTTATTTTTTCAGTGGGATTATTATCAAGCCATTATTCAATTTAGAAAAGGTCGCAATTTTGGCGTCTGAGGGTAAAATTGGTGTTGATGTAGAGGTGCCGAAATCGAAAGATGAGATACAGTCAGTGGCTATCGCATTTCAGGCAATGCTAGTGAATTTAAGAGAAATGGTACAAAGTATTGAAGATAACTTTGAAAAAACAAATAAAACAGTACAACAGCTTTCAGTAGAATCGTCCGTTGCTTCAGAGCAGGCGGAAGCTATCGCTAGTACGATAGCTCAAATTTCAGAAGGCGCAGAGCACTCCGCTGTAGCAGTTCAAGAAACAGCTGAATCGGTAGAAGATGTACGAGTATTGGCTTCTGAAGTAAATCTTCGGGCAGAAAAATCTTCTAAACAATCTAACGAAATGATAACAGGTTTATCCCAAACTAGAGAGGTTATTCAATCGCTAGTAAATGGGATTCAAAAAATTGCTTCTGGTAGTGAGGCAGCCCTTGGAAATGTTCATCAATTAGAAGAGAATGCAGGGAAAGTAGAAAGTATTATTCAATTGGTTGGAGATATTGCGGCACAAACGAATTTGCTTGCACTAAATGCATCTATTGAAGCAGCACGCGCTGGAGAACATGGTAAAGGATTTGCTGTTGTAGCTGAGGAAGTTCGTAAACTAGCGGATGAAAGTGCAAAAGCTGTACAAGGTATTTCCGAATTGATTTTAGCCATACAAACGGATGTGCAAACAGTTGTCCATCAGATGACGGATCAAGTAAGCTTTGCGGTTGGAGAGGCTAAACGGGTTTCTGAAACAAATGAAGCAATTGAAGGAATGTCTACAAAAATTCATGAGATGGCGGAATCGGTAGTTGAAATTTCCTCGCTAGTGGAAAAACAATTAACAAACATAGAAAGCACAGCGCGTCAGTCGCAGGAAGTAGCGGCAATTGCTGAAGAAACTTCTGCAGGAGCAGAAGAGGTTCGCAGTGCCACGGATGAACAAGCTCGTTCCATCGAGCAAATTGAATCCGTATCATACGGGTTAAAGCAACAATCGGAAGAGCTATTTAAAGTAATTTCTCAATTTGATCGGAAAACCAACTAA
- the rpiB gene encoding ribose 5-phosphate isomerase B, with protein MKIAISSDHGGNYLRQEIIQLLEELGLSYEDFGPNSNDSVDYPDFAMPVAEGVANGNFDRGILICGTGIGMSIAANKVKGIRCALVHDVFSAKATRSHNDSNIIAMGERVIGPGHAREIVSTWLAQDFEGGRHTRRVEKISEIENA; from the coding sequence TTGAAAATTGCAATTTCTTCCGATCATGGCGGTAATTATCTTCGTCAAGAAATTATACAGCTACTTGAAGAATTAGGATTATCTTATGAAGATTTTGGACCAAACAGTAACGATTCTGTTGATTATCCAGACTTTGCAATGCCTGTAGCAGAAGGTGTTGCAAATGGTAATTTCGATCGTGGTATTTTAATCTGTGGTACTGGTATCGGTATGTCTATCGCTGCAAACAAAGTGAAAGGTATCCGATGTGCATTAGTTCATGATGTATTTTCTGCGAAGGCTACTAGAAGTCACAATGATTCCAACATTATCGCAATGGGTGAACGTGTTATTGGACCAGGGCATGCAAGAGAAATAGTTTCGACTTGGCTTGCACAGGATTTTGAAGGTGGACGTCATACACGTCGAGTAGAAAAAATTTCAGAAATAGAAAACGCATAA